In a single window of the Streptomyces sp. NBC_00285 genome:
- a CDS encoding winged helix-turn-helix transcriptional regulator, producing the protein MTVSTERILPEAPTGEAMCPHRLVLEHVTSRWGVLVLIQLLDRPYRFSELRRAIGRVSEKMLTQTLQTLERDGLVHRDARPVIPPRVDYSLTDLGREAAEQVRGLAEWTAKRMGAVQEAREGYDARKRGSGQE; encoded by the coding sequence ATGACAGTAAGTACGGAACGGATCCTCCCGGAAGCGCCGACGGGTGAGGCGATGTGCCCCCACCGCCTGGTCCTGGAGCACGTGACGAGCCGCTGGGGCGTCCTGGTGCTGATCCAGCTCCTGGACCGCCCGTACCGCTTCAGCGAACTCCGCCGCGCGATCGGCCGGGTCAGCGAGAAGATGCTGACGCAGACGTTGCAGACGCTGGAGCGGGACGGCCTGGTGCACCGGGATGCCAGGCCGGTGATCCCGCCCCGCGTCGACTACTCCCTGACCGACCTGGGCCGCGAGGCGGCGGAACAGGTGCGGGGGCTGGCGGAGTGGACGGCGAAGCGGATGGGGGCGGTGCAGGAGGCGCGGGAGGGGTACGACGCGCGGAAGAGGGGCTCTGGGCAGGAATGA